A region of the Microbacterium sp. SL75 genome:
GAAGCTCATGCTCGAGTACTTCGCCCGCTTCGGCGCGGTGCGCGATTACCTGCGGGGCTCGGTCGAGCAGGCGCGGCAGGACGGCTACACCGAGACCATCTTCGGTCGGCGCCGCCCGTTCCCCGACCTCACGAGCATGAACCGCGTCCTTCGCGAGAACGCCGAGCGCGCGGCTCTCAACGCCCCCATCCAGGGCAGTGCCGCCGACATCATGAAGGTCGCCCTGTTCCGCATCCGCGACGAGCTCGCGGCCGCGGGCCTGCGTTCGCGCGTGCTGCTGCAGATCCATGACGAGCTCGTCGTCGAGGTGGCGGCGGGGGAGTGGGATGCCGTCGAGCAGATCGTCCGCGCACGCATGGCCGACGCGGCCGACCTCTCCGTGCCGCTCGACGTGCAGATCGGCCGCGGCGGCGACTGGGACGAAGCGGGGCACTAGCGGCTCCGGCCGCCCGCGCCCGCGAACCTACGGCCCGGCGAACCGGCTGACCGGAGGAGATCCCGAGAACGGGAGCACCCACGATGGCCACAGGCTCCTCTGTTCCCGGATCTCCTCCCGTCAGCTCACTCCGCGCCGCTGCGCACGGGGGGGGGGACGTGCGGACCGGTCCCAGCTTCCCTAGGCTCGGAGGATGACTGACGCACAACGCACCCCCACGCCGATCGACACGATCGCCGACGCGTGGGTCGACACCCTGGCCGAGCGTGAACCGACTCTCGCGACCTACATCGGGCGTTTCGAGCACAACGGACGCTTCGGCGACTACAGCCCCCAGGGTGCCGAGGCCCTCATCGCCGACGCCCGCGCGACCAAAGCGGCCCTCGACGGCGCCGACGCAGTCGATGCGATCGACACCGTCACCAAGATGGACCTGGGCCGCGAGCTCGCGCTGATGATCGAGCAGCACGAGGCGAAGACGCACCTGCGCGACCTGAACGTCATCGCGTCTCCCGCGCAGGACATCCGCTCGACCTTCGACCTCATGCCGACGGCGACCGTCGACGATTGGTCGACCATCTCGGCGCGACTCAAGGCCCTGCCGGGTGCGATCGACGGCTACATCTCGACCCTTCGTCAGGGCATCAGCGAGGGCATCGTTCCCGCTCGCCGCCAGGTGACCGAGGTGGTCACGCAGATCGCCCGCTACACCTCCGACACGGGGTTCTTCGCCGAATTCGTGGGCGAGGCTGCTCCCGACGAGGGCCAGCTGCCGGCATCCCTCGCTCGAGACCTCTCGACCCACGCCAACGCCGCACGCGTCGCGTACGACTCGCTGGCGTCGTTCCTGTCGTCGGAGCTCGCTCCCGTGGCGGGCGAGACCGACGCGGTCGGGCGCGAAATGTACGCACTGCACTCCCGGCACTTCCTGGGCGCCGAGATCGACCTCGACGAGACCTACGAGTGGGGCGTCGAGGAACTCGCGCGAATGGTCGCCGAGCAGGAGGCCATCGCGAACGAGATCCTGCCCGGCGCCACCGTCGAAGAGGCGGTGGCCTTCCTCGAGCAGGACGAGTCGCGCAAGCTCCGCGGCACGAAGGCCCTGCAGGAATGGATGCAGCGAACGAGCGACAAGGCCGTCGAGGAGCTCGGTCGCACGCACTTCGACATCGCCGAACCCATCCGCAACCTCGAGTGCATGATCGCGCCCACGAACGAGGGCGGGATCTACTACACCGGCCCGACCGACGACTTCTCGCGACCGGGACGCATGTGGTGGTCGGTCCCCGAGGGCGTCGACACGTTCGACACCTGGCGCGAGCTGACCACGGTCTACCACGAGGGCGTTCCCGGGCACCACCTCCAGATCGCGCAGGCCGTGTACAACCGCGCACAGCTCAACTCGTGGCGGCGCCTTCTCGCGGGCACGAGCGGCCACGCCGAGGGCTGGGCGCTCTACGCCGAGCGCCTCATGGAGCAGCTGGGCTACCTCGACGATCCCGCCGATCGCCTCGGCATGCTCGACGGGCAGCGCATGCGCGCCGCCCGCGTGGTGCTCGACATCGGCGTGCACCTGCAGAAGCCGCGCCTGGACGGCACCGGAGTGTGGGATCACGACTACGCTCTGGCGTTCATGCTGAAGAACGTGAACATGAGCGAGGAGTTCGTGCGCTTCGAGGTGAACCGCTACCTCGGCTGGCCCGGACAGGCGCCGTCGTACAAGGTCGGTCAGCGCATCTGGGAGCAGGTGCGCGACGAAGAGGAGCAACGCCGCGGTTCCGACTTCTCGATGAAGCAGTTCCACACGCGCGCGCTGGACATCGGCGGGGTCGGTCTCGACACGCTGCGCGCAGCGCTGGCATCCGCCTGATCTCCCCGAGGGGCGTCGCCGAGTCGGCGCCCCTCGGCGATGCGGGGGAATACCCCGTCGTCGCGTAAAGTTCATTCATCCGAATGCAAGGAGACCCCATGGACGCCCGTTCCCTCGAGCTCGGCCTCGACACCTTCGGAGACATCTCACGCGCCCCCGACGGGTCGCTGCTGTCCGATGCACAGACCATCCGAAACGTCGTGGACCAGGCCGTTCTGGCCGACGAGGTCGGTCTGTCGTTCTTCGGAGTGGGCGAGCACCACCGCAAGGACTTCGCGGTCACCAGCCCCGAGATCGTCCTGGCCGCGGCCGCCGCGCGGACGAAGAACATCCACCTCGGCACCGCGGTGACCGTGCTCTCGAGCGACGACCCCGTGCGCGTGTACGAGCGCTTCGCCACCCTGGATGCCATCTCGAACGGGCGCGCCGAGGTCATCCTCGGGAGGGGCTCCTTCATCGAGTCGTTCCCCCTCTTCGGCTACGACCTCGCCGATTACGAGCAGCTGTTCGAAGAGAAGCTGGAGCTGTTCTCGCACCTGCTGACTGAGAAGCCCGTCACCTGGTCGGGTCGCACGCGCGCCGCGCTCCAGGATGCCGATGTGTACCCCAAGACCGAGACGGGTCTGACCGCGTGGGTCGGCGTCGGCGGCTCGCCGGAGTCGGTCGTGCGCACGGCCCGCTACGGCTACGGTCTCGTGCTCGCCATCATCGGCGGCTCGGCTGCCCGATTCCGCCCCTACGCCGACCTGTATCGCCGTTCGCTGGCAGAGCTCGGCAAACCCCAGATGCCGATCTCGGTGCACTCGCCCGGCCACGTCGCCGAGACCGACGAGCAGGCGTGGGACGAGGCTTTCGAGGGCGTCGCCGAGCTCAACAACACCATCGGCCGTGAGCGCGGCTGGCCCGAGTACAACCGCATGCGCTTCCAGCACGACGTGGGGCCCGAGGGGTCGATGTACGTCGGTTCGCCCGAGACCGTCGCCCGCAAGATCGCCGCGACCGTGCGGGCACTGGGCAACTCACGCTTCCAGATGAAGATCGCGAGCGGGTCCATCTCGCACGACCGGCTCCTGTCGAGCATCGAGTTGTACGGCACCAAGGTGCGTCCTCTCGTCGAAGTGATGCTCGCCGACACCCCCGCGTCGGCCGACGCCCCCGGCATCCGGTGACCACGACCACCGACACCATTCGGGTGTCCGAACGTCTCGACGCGCTGCCGTTCACCCGTCGTCACGGGCGGATCCTGGGCGGGTCGGGTCTGGGGTGGGCCCTGGATGCCATGGACGTGGGCCTCATCTCGTTCGTCATCGCGGCCCTCAGCGTGCAGTGGCAGCTGGCGCCGACGCAGGCGTCGTGGATCGCGTCGGCGGGCTTCGCCGGTATGGCGATCGGGGCGAGCGTCGGCGGGCTGCTGGCCGACCGGTTCGGGCGCCGCTACGTCTTCGCGCTGACCCTGCTGGTCTACGGTGCAGCGACCGGTGCGAGTGCGCTGGTGGGCGGTCTGGCAGCGCTCCTCGTGCTCCGCTTCGTCGTCGGTCTCGGGCTCGGGGCCGAGCTGCCGGTGGCCTCGACGTACGTCAGCGAGTTCGCGCCCGCGCGTATGCGGGGCCGGCTCATCGTCTTCCTGGAGGCGTTCTGGGCCGTCGGGTGGACCGCGGCGGCGCTGATCGGCTACCTCGTCGTGCCGTCGTCCGCCGACGGCTGGCGCTGGGCCTTCGCGCTCGGTGCGATCCCCGCGGTGTACGCCCTGATCGTGCGGTGGGGTCTGCCCGAGTCGCCGCGCTGGCTGGCTTCGCGCGGACGCAACGCCGAGGCGATCGTCATCGTGCGCGATCTCGAAGCCGCGGCCGGTCGCATCGCCCTCGAGGCCTCGACGGAGGGGGTCGCGCCCTCCGCTCCAGCCCCGCGTCCGCGCGTGAGGGCGCTCTGGGCCCCGGCGCTGCGGGCTCGCACGGTGGCCCTGTGGGTGCTGTGGTTCTGCGTGAACTTCTCGTACTACGGGGCGTTCATCTGGATCCCCACGATCCTCGTCGCCCAGGGGTACGACCTCGTGCGTTCGTTCGGATTCACCCTCGTCATCACGCTCGCGCAGCTGCCCGGTTACGCGGTCGCCGCCTGGCTCATCGAGGTCTGGGGGCGGCGCGCGACACTCGCGGCTTTCCTCGCCGGTTCCGCCGTGGCCGCGGTGCTCTTCGGCACGGCAACCGGTGAGGTCGCGGTGATCGCCGCGGGCATGGCGCTGTCGTTCTTCAACCTCGGCGCCTGGGGCGCGCTCTACGCCGCGACCCCCGAGACATACCCCACGCCGCTGCGCGCCACCGGCTCCGGCTGGGCCGCGGGCGTCGGGCGGATCGCGTCGATTCTCGCGCCGCTCGCCGTGCCGCCGTTGCTCGGACTCGGGGGCGCCCCGCTGCTGTTCATCGTTTTCGCGGCGTTCTTCGCGGTGGCCGTGGTGGCGGCACTGTTCCTGCGCGAGCAGCGCGGGCGGGCTCTCGCCTAGATCACCCCGAGGCGTCGCGGAGGTGTTCTCCGCTCGGGCCTCCGGCCGCACGACGGGACCCGTCCCGGAGGGCAGCCGTTGCCTGCGACCGCATCGCGCCCGCGTAGGCTCGAGCCATGGCATCCGTCCGCTACGTCGCGATCGGCGACTCGTTCACCGAAGGCGTCGGCGACGAACTGCCCGACGGCACCGTCCGGGGCTGGGCCGATCTGGCGGCGCAGGGATGGGCGGATGCCGCGGGGGAGCCGATCGAGTACGCGAACCTCGCGATCCGCGGCAGGCTCATCGAGCCGATCGTCGCTCAACAGCTCGAGCCCGCGCTGGCGCTGAAGCCGACGCACCTGTCGTTCAACGGCGGCGGCAACGACATGCTGCGTCCACGAACGGGCATCGACCGCATCGTCGACCTCTTCGACCACGTCGTGCGCCGCTGCGATGAAGAGGGCGTCAAGCTCATCGTGCTGTCGGGCGCGAACCCCACGGCCGGGCTTCCTCTCGGCAAGGTCATCGAAGCCCGCGGTGATCGCCTCTCGCGCGCCGTCGAGAAGCGCCTCGAGGGCCGGTCCGATGTGATCACGGCGTACAACTGGTTCGACCGCAAGCTCGCGGGCGGGGAGTTCTGGTCGGTCGACCGGCTGCACATGAACGCGCGCGGTCATCACCGGGTCGCCGCGCGCGTGATCGAGTCGGTCGGCCTCACCCCGCCCACGGAGTGGTGGAACCTGCGCGAGATCCCCGAAGCCCAGCGTCTGAAGGGCACCGCCTATTACCGCGAGCACGTCGGCCCCTGGGTCCGCCGGCGTCTTACGGGCACCTCGTCGGGCGACAACCGTCAGGCGAAGTTCGGCGGCGGGTGGGTGGAGCTGACGCCGGGGGATTGAGCGACGTCGTCCTCGGATCGCCGGGTCTCGGCATCCGCTGATCTCTGCGCACATGCCCTCGTCGAGATGCGCCCCCTGCGAGACTGTGCGCGGGGGGAACATATGAAGAGAACCGTTTTTGCGCTCATCGTCGCTGTCGCGACCGTCGCCACCACCACGAGCTGCGCGGCGCACGCCGCAGGCGCATCGGGGCCGACACCGACCCCGAGCATCGCTGCGTCGTACGCATGCCCCACGATGGAGGGCGTACAGCTGCCGCCGGAGTGCGCTCCCTACGATCCGGATGCGGCGATGGCGGCGAACGAACGGTATCGCGACCGGATGAGCATCGACGACGACGCGCGCGCGGCCGCCGAGGATGTCTCGGCCGATATCGTCGCCGTGCTGCGGACGGCAGCCAAGGAGAAGGAGCTGTCGGCCGAGGAGGTCGCCACGCTGCTCGACGAGGGGGGAGCGCTGTCGCCGCAGGTGCGCGCCGAGGCGAACAGCGTGCTTTTCGCGGCGACCGGGCCGCAGGGCGGCTGCCTTTTCGGAGAGGTGTCCGGCACCTCCGTCTCGGTCGAGATCGGCGGCTACATCCTCGACGGTGGGTGCCTGCCTGCGCAGTGAGCGGGAGACCGGGGCGGCGTCAGCCCCTCAGCGACCGCGGCACTCCGCGGTCAGCGAGTCCGCAGGACTCGTGCATCAACTCGACGATCACGGGGAGATCGAAAGACGGGCTACCGGCGGGGACCGCTTCGACACGGTATGTATCACCGTCCACATCAACCCGATAGTCTCCGGCGGCGAAGGGGTGCTCGCCGCCGCGCAGAGAGCCGCTGTCCACCTTGGTAGCCAGCAGACCGTCCGTCCGGAGGACATCCACCGTCGTGTGCCGCCACGGCGTGCTCTCGCGGACGACGTATCCCGTCGCACACCCGTTCGCGTTGAGCGGCACCACCGAGCTCTCCAAGAACAGGGCCACCAGAATCCCCGCGGGGATGATTGCGCAGAAGGCGAGGAAGCGTAGCGGGAGGAAGAGCACCAACCACCACCGCGGTGCCGGTATCGCGCAGACAAGCGCGAAGAAGGCGACGGCGGACGCCATCCACGCTGCCACGACGATCTTGCCCGCATCCCATGACCCCACGAGCAACTCGGTCTTGCCGTCGCCCTGCCGGGAGAGAGCCCCCACGCCGGTGATGATCGCGATGGCTAACGCCAGCAGCGTGGCAGCGACGAGGATGACGAGCCCTCGCCACGGGCGGGCGGATTGCTGTCGAACCGGTGAGGCGGGGACGTCGGTCACCCGCCCCACCCTGGCAGCATCCCCTGGACAACCCCCGCACACCGAACCCATGGGATCCGAGGCGCATGATGAGACCATGACTCTCGCACTCGTCACCGGAACCACCAGCGGCATCGGCATGCACACCGCGATCCAGCTCGCGCAACGGGGGGTGACGGTCGTCGCCACCGTCCGCGACACCGCGCGCGCCGACGCCCTGCGCTCCGCGGCATCCGAGGCGGGTGTCGAGCTCGACATCCGGGCCCTGGATGTGACGGATGCCGAGGGCGCCCGCGCCCTGATCGAGGCCACGGGCCCCGTGGACATCCTCGTGAACAACGCCGGGCGCGGCGCCGTGGGCACCCTCGAACAGGTGAGCGACGACGAGCTGCAGGAGCAGCTCGAGACGAACTACCTCTCGGTCGCGCGTCTGACCCGTCTCGTCCTCCCCGATATGCGTGAGCGGGGGAGCGGCCGCATCGTGACGGTGACGAGCGTCGGGGGAGCGGTGGGGCAACCGTTCTCCGACGCGTACTGCGGCGCGAAGTTCGCCGTCGAGGGTCTCATGCAGTCGCTCGCCCCGGTGGTCGCCCCCTTCGGAGTCGATGTGTCGATCGTCGAACCGGCCGCCGTCGCCTCGTCGTTCGTCGACTCGGTGCACCGCGCCGCCCCCGGCCCGTACGCGGAACTGCAGCAGGCGTACCTCGACCGCGCGGCGACCTCGTTCGCATCGGCGCAGTCGGCGGAGGACGCTGCGAAGACCGTCGTCGAGGCCGCCACCACCTCGGCCCCGCGGTTCCGCTGGCAGACCTCGGATGCCGCGACCCAGTTCGCCGGCCTGTCGCTGGGCGACCTCGACGGTTCGAGTGTGCTGAACGTGACGTCGGGGTGGGTGCAACGCGACTGAGGGGTCGCCCCGTTCGCGGGGGCGCCCCGCCCCGCCTGATCGCCCCGCGGTCAGTACAGAAGGGCCGCCGGCTCGAGGTGGGAGGTCTGGTCACCCACCAGGGAGAGTTCGCGCGGATCGATCTTGCGGACCTCGGCCGTGTCGGCCAGGTCGTCGAGACTGATCCAGAAGATGTTGGGGCTCCGCGTCGAACCGAAGTAGTAGACCCGATTGGTCAGGTCGGCGCCGGCGCGCCACCACGTGGGGTAGACGTCGCCCGTCGAGTACGGTGCGCCGTAGGGGACCGAGACGTTGGCGATGAGCTGGAATACCCCCGCCACGGCCTCCTCGGTGTTCTCCGGCTCGGGCAGGTAGTGCAGGAAGTACGCCGAACGCACGAACCTGTCGGCCGAGGTGATGTCACCGGGCGGCTGGAGTTCGCCGCCGAAAGGTCGGTATCGCGACAGGTTCTCCAGCTGCTTGTCGAGCGTGGGGGAGTTGGCCATGACCGTGTACTCGGGGCCGTGGTGCACGACGAGCTCACCTCCGAGCGGCTCGATGATCGCCGAGTCGCCGGTCGGATCCTCGATCGCGATGTGCACCCCGAGCTGCATGCCGCGGAACTCCGGCGAAGTGATGCGCACGCGGCCGATATGCGCGACGGCCTCGGCGACGGTGGCGAAGTTGTCGAGCAGATACTGCACCCAGAGAGCATTGGCGACAGAGGGGCGCCCGTCCGGCTCGGGAAATGCGACGTCCTCGGGATCGAGGTACAGGGCGTGCGCCCCGAGTCCCTTCTCGTTCAGCCCGTCGACGGTGCCGAGGCCCCACATGCTCGTGACGACGCTCGAGTACGACGACGTCCAGGCCAGCGAGTGATCATCGGCGCGACCGTCGCGGGCCGTGCCGCGGGGAACGAACCACAGTTCGGGTTCGTCGCTCACCGCCCAGTCCATGCAGCGACTGACCGTCTTGGCGACGTCGTTCGTGTTCCAGAGGATTCGTGTGCACACGCGTGCAGCGTATCCCGTCGCCGCGGGGCGATATGGTGCAGAAATGCCCGACATCACGGAGACCCGACCGACCAGCCCCTGGGGGTGGGTCGGCATGTGGGTGCGCGAGGAGAAGTTCTGGCGCGACATCGGCGCGCGCGTGCTCGCGGGCGTGATCACCGCGGCCGTCGTCTACTCCGGCGCCCTGCTCCTCGGGTACCTGCACACGCCCGAGATCGGGGCAGGTCTTCTGCTGGCTCTCGGCATCGTCGCGTGCGGCGTCCTGGTCACGGGTAGCGTTCACCTGCTCCGGAGCGCCCGAGCACGGGGCCGCGCGGGAAGCTCGCGAAGCTGGCACATCATCGTGGCGATCGTGCTGCTGCTCGCATCGGTTGCCATCGCGATCGGCATAGCAACGGACCTGCTGCGCTAGCCCTCGTCTTCCTTGGCGCTTACGACGGCACGGCCGGCGGATCCCATGAGCACACAGCATCCGCCAGCTCCGCTACCGTCGACCGGCTGTCGAGATGGAGCACCGGCTTACCCGTCGCCGCGAGCCACGTGTCGTGCTCGAAACGGTTGCGGCCGTCGAAGGTGGGTTCGTCGTACCCCTCGGCCCACGTTCTGAACACGCGCCAGGCCTCGTCGTCGTGCGGCTGACCTCTGCGGCGGATGACCTCGCGCGCTTCGAGCCGACGCAGGCGTTCCGTGGGGTCCAGGGTGAGGAAGACGATCGCGTCGCACTCGGCGACGACCGACTCGCCCCACCCGAGCATCGACCCGGAGAGTACCCAGGCGGGGCGCGACACGAAGATCTCGCGCATCAGCGCGACCCTCTGCATCTCGTCCCTCTTCTGGAGGAACGGGGGAGTGGTCGGCATCCAGAAGTAGTCGTCCGCATCGGCGTGCGGAACCGCCCACCGCGCGGCCAGCGCGTGACCCAGCGTGGTCGTTCCGCTGCCGCTCGCGCCCAGGATGTGCAGGCGGGAAACATTCATCTCGCCGGGTCCCGTCAGGGCAGGATGCTGTCGACGTACCCGCCGTCGACGCGCAGAGCACCGCCGGTGGTCGCCGAGGTCGATGCCGACGCGAGCTCGATCGTCATGGTGCTGCTCATTCCGGTTTCCACCCTTCGTCGCTTTCGACGCCAGCCCGAGAGGCCTGGGGGAGGTCCGCGGAGCGGCATCAACTCATCAGACTTTAATCAAGACACCTCGCGAGCACACGTGTGCCTGCCATAGAGTTATCGGGCGATAACAACGATCTCGAAAGCGAGGATCGCGATGACCCGCAACCAGATCTTCACCCGCCGGCGCGCGGCCAGCCGGGCAACGACCGCGCTTGCCGCCTGCCTCGTCGGCGCATCCCTTCTTGCCGGATGCGCCATCGCCATCGACGACACGCACGACGCACTCACCCCGGGCGAGGACTCATCTTCGAACGACATGGACGTCTCCGACGGCGTGGGGACCCTATCCACGACGACCCCCTTCCCACGCATCACGAGTTGCGATCAGGTCGCCGGCGCGCTTGCGTCCTTCGTGAGCGGCATGACGCTGGTCGGCGAGAGCATCGCCGATGACGGCGTGCTCTGCCAGTGGGCCGCGCCCGACGAAGGCCCCTTCGCCAGCGTGACCGTGGCTGCCGCCGATGACGTTCCGACCCGTGACGCGCTGGAGATGCAGGGCACGATGCTCCACCTCACTCCGACGCGCATCGACGACCCGCGCCTGGACGATGTCCGTGGACTCGGCGTCCGGTGGACGACGGACGGCGCGCCCGACAGCCCCGGATACTCCAATGTGTACGTGCCCGGAGTGTCGATCGAACTGCATGATGGTCGGCACGGCGGCTCGGGCGCCGAGTCCTACGCACCCAGCGATGACACCACGGTGACCGTCGCGCTCGCAGTGCTCGGCCTCTGACGTGTCAGCATCACCTGACGCCTGCCCGATCGCGCCAGGGACATGACGGGGAGGGCTTCGTCGGTTCAAGCTGACATAATGTGCATTATCGGCGCACACGCATCGCGCCACCGGCCGTCCCGCGACGACGCATAAACGCTCCGAGCGACCAGAAACGCGAGCACAGCGTGTTTTTGGTCGCTGGGAGCGTTTATGCGTCGGGATCAGGGCCCGACGGCGCGGCTCATGCCTCAGCGGAGCCCGCTGATCGACCTCGACCCTGCACCGACCCCATGGCGCGACGACGGCATCCATCAACGCTTCCCGCGCGCACAAACACGAGCACAGCGCGTTCATGTGCGCAGATCGCGTTCATGCGTGCGTCGGCCGGCCCTTCAGCCGAGAACCTCCGCCAGGAACGCCTTCATCGCCGTCCAGCTCCGGCGCTCCGCGACGGCCTGGAACTGCGCTCCGTGCTCGGGGGCGTCGGCATCCGGAAGCGTGAACGCGTGCAGGGCGTTGGCGTACGAGACCACCTGCCAGTCCACCGACGGCGCGGTGCGCAGGTCGTTCTCAAAGGCGAGCAGGGCGTCGTCGGGAACGACGGGGTCGGCGGCCCCGTGGAGGACGAGCAGCTTCGCGGTGATTCGTTCCGCCTCGCCCGCCGGTCCGGTCAGCAATCCGCCGTGGAAACTCACCACCGCATCGACGGCGGCGCCCGTGCGGGCGAGCTCGAGCACGGACGAACCGCCGAAGCAGTAGCCGATCGCCGCGGTGCGCTGCGAGTCGACCGAGGGTTGCGAGATCATCTGGTCGAACGCCTCGGTCATCCGCTTACGCCACAGCGGCCGGTCTTGATAGAACCCTCCGGCGACAGCCGCGGCCTCTTCCGCCGACGGGCGCACGTCCGCGCCGTACACATCCGCCGCGAAGCCCGTGTAGCCGAGGCGAGCGAGCATGTCGCAGCGCATGCGCACGTAGTCGGTCACTCCGAGCCAGTCGTGGACGACGAGGACTCCCGGGTGTCGCTCCTCCCCTGCCGGTCGAGCGAGGTATCCGCGGTAGTCGACCCCGTCGACGCGGTAATCGACATCAAACGATTCGATACCGGATGCCGGGGCGGGTTCGCGATCAAGGATGCCGGAGAGGGCGGCGGAGTACATGGTCATGCGGTTCTCCAGGGGGTGAGGAATCGTGTCGTTCGGAGACTAAACCCCCGACGCCGGAGACAGCCGGGTCTTGCCCCTCAGCGCCGACAGACGAAGAACAGCCGCCGCGCGTCGTCTGAAATCGGCTGATCGCGCCCACCGCTCGCCTCGACCCGTGCGAAGCCGGCGTCTGCCAGCATCGCCCGCACCTCCGACAGAGCCACGGCGTACTCGGCGATCCTGTCTTCGACGACCGTGTCCTCGCGCTCGATCCGCACGTGCCAGTCGAAGCGGTCGTCACCGACGGCGTGAATACGCATCGACACCGTTGCCCCGTCGGCCTCGGCGGTGTGCTCCTCGCCGGCATCCATCCTCAAACGACCGAGGGTGTTCATGTCGAACAGGAACACCCCGTCGTCCGCCAGGTGCACCGCGGCCGTGGCGAAGACCGAGGGCCAATCGCTGCCGGGCAGGTGATTGATCGTGTCGTAGACGCACGCAACCACGTCGAACGTGCGTCCCAGCGACAGCGACCGGATGTCGGCTGCGACGAACGCGGCATCCATTCCCTTCGTCCGGGCGATCTCGAGCATCTCGGGCGAGACGTCGACGCCCACCTTCTCCCACTCCGCGGGCAGCAGCTCGAGGACGGCTCCGGTGCCGCAGCCGAGCTCGAGCAGCGAACCCGGCACGACCCCCGACTCCCCCGCACGCCGTTCGACCCACCCGGCGAAGGCCTCGGCCGCCCCGCTCTGGACGGTGTCGTAGAAGGGTGCGAACTCGGAGTACATGGGCCTCATCCCACCACGACGTCACGGACGGGACCAAGACCCCCGCTACGCTCGAAGCGATGACTCCCCCAGCCGCCCCCGTGCCAGCCCTCGGCGCATGAGCGGCGTCTTCACCGGATTCGCCGTCGTCGGACTCGCTGTCGTCGTCGGCTACGTCATCGCCCGCATCGACCTGCTGGGCCCGCACGCGCGACACGTGCTCAGCCGCCTGACGTTCTTCGTCCTCTCGCCGTTCCTGCTGTTCACGGTGCTCGCGAAGGCCGACGTCGCGACGCTGTTCTCGGCGCTGCTTCC
Encoded here:
- a CDS encoding dienelactone hydrolase family protein; this encodes MTMYSAALSGILDREPAPASGIESFDVDYRVDGVDYRGYLARPAGEERHPGVLVVHDWLGVTDYVRMRCDMLARLGYTGFAADVYGADVRPSAEEAAAVAGGFYQDRPLWRKRMTEAFDQMISQPSVDSQRTAAIGYCFGGSSVLELARTGAAVDAVVSFHGGLLTGPAGEAERITAKLLVLHGAADPVVPDDALLAFENDLRTAPSVDWQVVSYANALHAFTLPDADAPEHGAQFQAVAERRSWTAMKAFLAEVLG
- a CDS encoding class I SAM-dependent DNA methyltransferase, with the protein product MYSEFAPFYDTVQSGAAEAFAGWVERRAGESGVVPGSLLELGCGTGAVLELLPAEWEKVGVDVSPEMLEIARTKGMDAAFVAADIRSLSLGRTFDVVACVYDTINHLPGSDWPSVFATAAVHLADDGVFLFDMNTLGRLRMDAGEEHTAEADGATVSMRIHAVGDDRFDWHVRIEREDTVVEDRIAEYAVALSEVRAMLADAGFARVEASGGRDQPISDDARRLFFVCRR
- a CDS encoding SGNH/GDSL hydrolase family protein, yielding MASVRYVAIGDSFTEGVGDELPDGTVRGWADLAAQGWADAAGEPIEYANLAIRGRLIEPIVAQQLEPALALKPTHLSFNGGGNDMLRPRTGIDRIVDLFDHVVRRCDEEGVKLIVLSGANPTAGLPLGKVIEARGDRLSRAVEKRLEGRSDVITAYNWFDRKLAGGEFWSVDRLHMNARGHHRVAARVIESVGLTPPTEWWNLREIPEAQRLKGTAYYREHVGPWVRRRLTGTSSGDNRQAKFGGGWVELTPGD
- a CDS encoding MFS transporter, with amino-acid sequence MTTTTDTIRVSERLDALPFTRRHGRILGGSGLGWALDAMDVGLISFVIAALSVQWQLAPTQASWIASAGFAGMAIGASVGGLLADRFGRRYVFALTLLVYGAATGASALVGGLAALLVLRFVVGLGLGAELPVASTYVSEFAPARMRGRLIVFLEAFWAVGWTAAALIGYLVVPSSADGWRWAFALGAIPAVYALIVRWGLPESPRWLASRGRNAEAIVIVRDLEAAAGRIALEASTEGVAPSAPAPRPRVRALWAPALRARTVALWVLWFCVNFSYYGAFIWIPTILVAQGYDLVRSFGFTLVITLAQLPGYAVAAWLIEVWGRRATLAAFLAGSAVAAVLFGTATGEVAVIAAGMALSFFNLGAWGALYAATPETYPTPLRATGSGWAAGVGRIASILAPLAVPPLLGLGGAPLLFIVFAAFFAVAVVAALFLREQRGRALA
- a CDS encoding SDR family oxidoreductase, translating into MTLALVTGTTSGIGMHTAIQLAQRGVTVVATVRDTARADALRSAASEAGVELDIRALDVTDAEGARALIEATGPVDILVNNAGRGAVGTLEQVSDDELQEQLETNYLSVARLTRLVLPDMRERGSGRIVTVTSVGGAVGQPFSDAYCGAKFAVEGLMQSLAPVVAPFGVDVSIVEPAAVASSFVDSVHRAAPGPYAELQQAYLDRAATSFASAQSAEDAAKTVVEAATTSAPRFRWQTSDAATQFAGLSLGDLDGSSVLNVTSGWVQRD
- a CDS encoding DUF885 domain-containing protein, translating into MTDAQRTPTPIDTIADAWVDTLAEREPTLATYIGRFEHNGRFGDYSPQGAEALIADARATKAALDGADAVDAIDTVTKMDLGRELALMIEQHEAKTHLRDLNVIASPAQDIRSTFDLMPTATVDDWSTISARLKALPGAIDGYISTLRQGISEGIVPARRQVTEVVTQIARYTSDTGFFAEFVGEAAPDEGQLPASLARDLSTHANAARVAYDSLASFLSSELAPVAGETDAVGREMYALHSRHFLGAEIDLDETYEWGVEELARMVAEQEAIANEILPGATVEEAVAFLEQDESRKLRGTKALQEWMQRTSDKAVEELGRTHFDIAEPIRNLECMIAPTNEGGIYYTGPTDDFSRPGRMWWSVPEGVDTFDTWRELTTVYHEGVPGHHLQIAQAVYNRAQLNSWRRLLAGTSGHAEGWALYAERLMEQLGYLDDPADRLGMLDGQRMRAARVVLDIGVHLQKPRLDGTGVWDHDYALAFMLKNVNMSEEFVRFEVNRYLGWPGQAPSYKVGQRIWEQVRDEEEQRRGSDFSMKQFHTRALDIGGVGLDTLRAALASA
- a CDS encoding linear amide C-N hydrolase codes for the protein MCTRILWNTNDVAKTVSRCMDWAVSDEPELWFVPRGTARDGRADDHSLAWTSSYSSVVTSMWGLGTVDGLNEKGLGAHALYLDPEDVAFPEPDGRPSVANALWVQYLLDNFATVAEAVAHIGRVRITSPEFRGMQLGVHIAIEDPTGDSAIIEPLGGELVVHHGPEYTVMANSPTLDKQLENLSRYRPFGGELQPPGDITSADRFVRSAYFLHYLPEPENTEEAVAGVFQLIANVSVPYGAPYSTGDVYPTWWRAGADLTNRVYYFGSTRSPNIFWISLDDLADTAEVRKIDPRELSLVGDQTSHLEPAALLY
- a CDS encoding LLM class flavin-dependent oxidoreductase, whose translation is MDARSLELGLDTFGDISRAPDGSLLSDAQTIRNVVDQAVLADEVGLSFFGVGEHHRKDFAVTSPEIVLAAAAARTKNIHLGTAVTVLSSDDPVRVYERFATLDAISNGRAEVILGRGSFIESFPLFGYDLADYEQLFEEKLELFSHLLTEKPVTWSGRTRAALQDADVYPKTETGLTAWVGVGGSPESVVRTARYGYGLVLAIIGGSAARFRPYADLYRRSLAELGKPQMPISVHSPGHVAETDEQAWDEAFEGVAELNNTIGRERGWPEYNRMRFQHDVGPEGSMYVGSPETVARKIAATVRALGNSRFQMKIASGSISHDRLLSSIELYGTKVRPLVEVMLADTPASADAPGIR